In Mercurialis annua linkage group LG5, ddMerAnnu1.2, whole genome shotgun sequence, a single genomic region encodes these proteins:
- the LOC126683319 gene encoding uncharacterized protein LOC126683319 produces MQVNIGLWPEKDLHWEPGREFEKGMIFSSRVAVQKCATLYSMRAKREHKSSRTTESTLVLICRNIDVCNWRLHARKLTRSGEWTITRYNGSHICNFDGNFQDHRNFRARYIREYIQSQLKEQRDIKIKTLQAGLLERFGVKPHYKKTWHARERQLQACLENGISPLRRSATLWQMWKSQILEQYGMLKACSS; encoded by the exons ATGCAGGTGAATATAGGTCTGTGGCCCGAAAAGGATTTACATTGGGAACCCGGGCGAGAGTTTGAAAAGGGCATGATATTTTCTTCAAGGGTTGCCGTTCAGAAATGTGCTACTCTTTATTCTATGCGAGCAAAGAGAGAGCACAAGAGTTCTCGAACAACAGAAAGCACATTGGTGTTGATATGCAGAAATATCGACGTCTGCAACTGGAGGTTGCATGCAAGGAAGTTGACACGATCAGGAGAATGGACGATAACAAGATATAATGGCAGTCATATTTGTAACTTTGACGGTAACTTTCAAGACCACCGAAATTTCAGGGCAAGGTACATAAGAGAATATATCCAATCTCAACTGAAAGAGCAACGTGACATAAAAATCAAGACGCTGCAAGCCGGGCTTTTGGAAAGATTTGGTGTGAAACCACATTACAAGAAAACTTGGCATGCTAGGGAAAGGCAATTGCAAGCATGTTTGGAGAATGGGATAAGTCCTTTGAGGAGGTCTGCAACTTTATGGCAAATGTGGAAGTCACAAATCCTAGAACAATATGGCATGCTGAAG GCTTGCTCGTCGTAA